In the Lysinibacillus sp. PLM2 genome, one interval contains:
- the cbiC gene encoding precorrin-8X methylmutase has product MPNMNFNTKFVPLTVDPDKIYDYSFSIIKEEMGEHNFTDEQWLVVRRVIHASADFELGRSMIFTPDAIEAGIQSILAGRHVIADVQMIESGSGRKRFQKHGGDLHCYIADEDVAKVAKEQGTTRAIISMQKATSLHEGGIYAIGNAPTALLELIRLVKEGSAKPDLIIGMPVGFVSAAESKAELSVLEGIPFITNKGRKGGSTVTVAALNAISLMADERAKQTK; this is encoded by the coding sequence ATGCCAAACATGAACTTTAATACAAAGTTTGTACCCTTAACAGTCGATCCAGATAAAATTTATGACTATAGTTTCTCGATTATTAAAGAAGAAATGGGTGAGCATAACTTTACGGATGAGCAATGGTTAGTTGTTCGTCGTGTAATCCACGCGTCCGCTGACTTTGAACTAGGTCGAAGCATGATTTTCACTCCAGATGCCATTGAAGCTGGAATTCAATCTATTTTAGCAGGTCGACATGTTATAGCGGATGTACAAATGATTGAAAGTGGCTCTGGCCGTAAAAGATTCCAAAAGCATGGCGGGGATCTACATTGTTATATTGCCGATGAAGATGTAGCAAAAGTTGCAAAGGAACAAGGTACAACACGTGCAATTATTTCCATGCAAAAAGCAACAAGCTTGCATGAAGGTGGAATCTATGCAATCGGAAATGCCCCAACTGCTCTTTTAGAACTAATTCGTTTAGTCAAAGAGGGTTCAGCTAAGCCGGATTTAATAATCGGGATGCCAGTCGGTTTTGTATCAGCTGCTGAATCAAAAGCTGAGCTTTCTGTTTTAGAGGGGATTCCTTTTATTACAAATAAAGGACGAAAAGGTGGTAGTACAGTAACTGTAGCTGCACTAAATGCCATCTCGTTAATGGCTGATGAGCGTGCAAAACAAACGAAATAA
- a CDS encoding VOC family protein, protein MILGVHAYLKMNGNGKEAVNFYENALGAENLGVQTYGDFPENPEFPLPEEAKDRVVHAQLKINNTFLMISDTFPGQPFATGSQVDVAVLLNDVEESKQVYVKLQEGGEVIMPLQETPWSPSYGQVKDKFGIIWQISTETN, encoded by the coding sequence ATGATTTTAGGTGTACATGCGTATCTAAAAATGAATGGAAATGGAAAAGAAGCTGTAAATTTTTATGAAAATGCTTTAGGTGCGGAAAATCTTGGAGTTCAAACATATGGAGACTTTCCTGAAAACCCAGAGTTTCCATTACCTGAGGAAGCAAAAGACCGTGTTGTTCATGCACAGTTAAAAATTAATAATACGTTTTTAATGATATCTGATACATTCCCAGGTCAACCCTTCGCGACTGGATCACAAGTTGATGTGGCAGTACTTTTAAATGACGTGGAAGAATCAAAACAAGTATATGTAAAATTACAAGAAGGTGGCGAAGTAATCATGCCCCTTCAGGAAACACCGTGGAGTCCTTCCTATGGGCAAGTAAAAGATAAATTCGGTATTATATGGCAAATTTCAACTGAAACAAATTAA
- the cbiD gene encoding cobalt-precorrin-5B C(1)-methyltransferase: MSVQNKRNKKDPSQMRNGYTTGSCATAMTKAALQALVTGQVPNEVTIYLPIGQYATFKVEKSEAIEGSIMCETIKDAGDDPDATHKARIQSTVRFTDLPGIHLDGGVGVGRVTKPGLPIPVGEAAINPVPRKMITGVVQEIIDSYQIDKGIEVIISVPDGEEIAKKTLNARLGIIGGISILGTQGIVVPFSSSAYMASIVQSLNVAKEAGCDHVVITTGGRSEKFAMKQYPNLPEEAFIEMGDFVGFTLKHIARKKFSHVSLVGMMGKFSKIAQGVMMVHSKSAPISFSFLAGIAERIGVKEPLLSQILEANTASQVGEMLRENETFFEALCKNCCYYSLAHMNAEIKVSTTLYTMDGDCLGKAENIDKLDENDWYRG; encoded by the coding sequence ATGAGCGTGCAAAACAAACGAAATAAAAAAGATCCATCACAAATGAGGAACGGCTACACAACTGGTTCATGTGCTACAGCTATGACTAAAGCCGCCTTACAAGCACTTGTGACAGGCCAAGTTCCGAATGAGGTAACGATTTATTTACCTATTGGACAATATGCAACGTTTAAAGTAGAGAAGAGTGAAGCGATCGAAGGCAGTATTATGTGTGAAACAATTAAAGATGCAGGTGACGATCCAGATGCAACACATAAAGCAAGAATCCAAAGTACCGTAAGATTTACTGATTTACCAGGGATTCATTTAGACGGAGGCGTCGGTGTCGGGCGTGTGACAAAACCAGGACTACCTATACCAGTTGGAGAGGCAGCTATCAACCCAGTCCCTCGAAAAATGATTACAGGTGTTGTTCAAGAAATCATAGATTCCTATCAAATTGATAAAGGAATAGAAGTAATCATTTCAGTACCTGATGGAGAGGAAATCGCAAAAAAAACATTGAATGCACGCTTGGGTATTATTGGTGGAATTTCGATTTTAGGTACACAGGGAATAGTTGTACCATTCTCAAGTTCAGCCTATATGGCGAGCATTGTACAGTCACTGAATGTAGCTAAAGAAGCAGGATGTGATCATGTTGTAATTACAACAGGTGGACGTAGTGAGAAATTTGCAATGAAGCAATACCCAAATTTACCTGAAGAAGCGTTTATCGAGATGGGTGATTTTGTTGGTTTTACGTTGAAGCATATAGCTCGTAAAAAGTTTTCTCACGTATCACTTGTTGGAATGATGGGGAAATTTTCAAAGATTGCGCAGGGTGTTATGATGGTTCATTCAAAAAGTGCGCCAATTAGCTTTTCGTTTTTAGCAGGTATTGCTGAAAGAATAGGTGTAAAGGAGCCTTTATTAAGTCAAATTCTAGAAGCCAACACAGCTTCGCAGGTTGGTGAAATGCTTAGAGAAAATGAAACTTTTTTTGAAGCGCTCTGTAAAAACTGCTGTTACTATTCATTAGCGCACATGAATGCGGAAATAAAAGTATCAACCACATTATATACCATGGATGGGGATTGTTTAGGAAAGGCTGAGAATATTGACAAATTGGATGAGAATGATTGGTATCGGGGATAA
- a CDS encoding precorrin-6A reductase → MILFLAGTSDARTLAVELQKKGYKLLATVVTNSAAISLEEAQVPYYVGRLTKSDMLAMIRDKKITTVIDASHPYAEEASKTAMEAANESDLPYIRYERPQQEHVHPLVTEVDTYEEAALLACEHSGTVMLTTGSKTLATFTKYLLKDSIRLVCRMLPNKENMEKCDALGVKQRDIIAIQGPFSKELNTALYRQYETSLVITKESGKVGSVDEKIEAALELNIPVILIKRPKINYTNQCSTFEEVYEKLGGI, encoded by the coding sequence ATGATTTTATTTTTAGCTGGTACAAGCGATGCTCGTACTCTAGCAGTAGAATTGCAGAAAAAAGGATACAAACTGTTAGCTACTGTCGTCACAAATTCAGCTGCTATCAGTTTGGAGGAAGCTCAGGTTCCATATTATGTTGGGCGGTTAACAAAGTCAGATATGCTCGCAATGATTCGGGATAAAAAAATAACGACAGTCATTGATGCCAGTCACCCCTATGCCGAAGAAGCTTCAAAGACAGCTATGGAGGCGGCTAATGAAAGTGATCTTCCTTACATTCGTTATGAACGTCCCCAACAAGAACATGTTCATCCTTTAGTGACAGAGGTAGATACGTATGAAGAAGCTGCTCTTCTTGCTTGTGAGCATAGTGGTACGGTGATGTTGACGACTGGTAGTAAAACATTAGCTACCTTTACAAAGTACTTACTTAAAGATTCAATTCGTTTAGTGTGTCGTATGCTACCGAATAAAGAAAACATGGAGAAGTGCGATGCTCTAGGTGTGAAGCAACGAGATATCATCGCAATCCAAGGGCCATTCTCTAAAGAATTAAATACCGCCTTATACCGTCAGTATGAAACGTCTTTAGTGATTACAAAAGAAAGTGGGAAAGTTGGATCAGTCGATGAAAAAATTGAGGCTGCTTTAGAATTAAATATTCCAGTGATATTAATTAAAAGACCAAAAATTAATTATACAAATCAATGTTCAACATTTGAAGAAGTGTATGAAAAATTAGGAGGTATTTGA
- a CDS encoding cupin gives MLPMSSNIDYTSPATQFFFDVNKSPLFKKDNQNLINVLGKNQLNTLENTSLLDIFLSVDNVVEPHYHQNAAELVYCISGAATVSILNPFTKQWQHIPITPGQVANVPHGWWHYEVATVDNTHLLAIFDAPNPEVILGSDLLKFTPSNIMAHTYCLDENLWKEVTQPIKPSTYIGPYKDCNKAKSATQHQQYFTHPQHNQNLQPQYHPYQQFPYYPQTRY, from the coding sequence ATGTTACCTATGTCATCAAACATTGATTACACCTCTCCAGCAACGCAATTTTTTTTTGATGTAAACAAAAGTCCGTTGTTTAAAAAAGATAACCAAAATCTGATCAATGTATTGGGCAAAAATCAGCTGAATACACTTGAAAATACTTCATTGCTTGATATTTTTCTTAGTGTTGATAATGTTGTAGAACCGCATTACCACCAAAATGCTGCAGAATTAGTTTATTGTATTTCAGGAGCCGCAACGGTTTCGATTCTCAATCCATTCACTAAACAATGGCAGCACATTCCAATCACACCTGGTCAAGTAGCTAATGTTCCCCATGGTTGGTGGCATTATGAAGTGGCTACCGTTGATAACACGCACCTTTTAGCCATTTTTGATGCACCTAATCCCGAAGTGATTTTAGGATCGGACCTCTTAAAATTCACACCATCAAACATCATGGCACATACTTATTGTTTAGATGAAAATTTATGGAAAGAAGTTACTCAACCGATAAAACCGAGCACATATATAGGTCCCTATAAGGACTGTAATAAAGCTAAAAGTGCGACACAACATCAACAATATTTCACGCATCCACAGCATAATCAAAATTTACAGCCACAATATCATCCTTATCAGCAGTTTCCTTACTATCCTCAAACTCGATATTAA
- the gatA_1 gene encoding glutamyl-tRNA(Gln) amidotransferase subunit A encodes MELTQLSLCEVAKQIRLKKVSPVELVEECIKKIQIITHKNFSAYIDVYEKESLKKARDAEREIMSGNYYGLLHGIPIALKDNIAMKGFRTTAGSKILSNWIPKVNSTVVTRLESVGTIIIGKTNLHEFAWGATSENPHYGIVRNPWDPKCNAAGSSGGSAVAVVTKSCFGALGTDTGGSIRLPAAVTGIVGLRPTYGSVSNHGVIPLAKSMDTVGPMTRNVKDCAILHAAINSNNQNDNKALDIISNDYMSELDKELKGLRMGILSDYFQYCQPSVTKNIKKAISTLMSHGVEIIDVQIGNLEDIILAKTVIQSSEASAYHQKNFSNNFMDYGEDVRIRLDKGERYLATEYIHALEYRKLLKSQFMEAFQSVDAFILPTLPFVARNIGDTTISIKEGQDEEIGVIVSQFTGIASLTGFPALNLPCGFDEQGLPTGMQIIGKPFEESLLFRIGQAYQQVTNFHLKSPAL; translated from the coding sequence GTGGAGTTAACCCAACTATCTTTATGTGAAGTGGCTAAACAAATTCGATTAAAAAAGGTATCACCAGTTGAGCTTGTTGAGGAATGTATAAAGAAGATACAGATTATTACCCATAAAAATTTTTCAGCATACATTGATGTCTATGAAAAAGAAAGTCTTAAAAAAGCTAGAGATGCTGAACGTGAGATTATGAGTGGAAATTATTATGGATTACTTCATGGAATTCCAATTGCCCTAAAAGATAATATTGCTATGAAGGGATTTCGAACAACAGCAGGAAGTAAAATTCTTTCAAATTGGATTCCAAAAGTTAACTCGACAGTCGTCACACGGCTAGAAAGTGTCGGTACCATTATTATAGGAAAAACAAATCTTCACGAGTTCGCATGGGGAGCCACATCTGAAAATCCTCATTACGGGATTGTAAGAAACCCGTGGGATCCAAAGTGTAATGCTGCAGGTTCAAGTGGAGGGTCCGCCGTTGCGGTTGTTACAAAATCATGCTTCGGAGCCCTTGGTACTGATACGGGAGGCTCAATTCGATTACCTGCTGCAGTAACAGGTATTGTTGGACTACGACCGACATATGGTAGTGTAAGTAATCACGGTGTTATCCCTTTGGCAAAAAGCATGGATACAGTGGGTCCCATGACACGTAATGTAAAGGACTGTGCTATATTACATGCTGCCATTAATAGCAATAATCAAAATGATAACAAAGCTCTAGATATAATAAGTAATGATTATATGAGTGAACTTGATAAGGAATTAAAAGGACTACGAATGGGTATTCTATCAGATTATTTTCAATACTGTCAGCCTTCTGTTACAAAAAATATCAAGAAGGCAATTAGCACACTAATGTCACATGGTGTTGAGATTATTGATGTTCAAATAGGTAACTTAGAAGATATCATATTAGCTAAAACAGTAATTCAATCTTCAGAAGCAAGTGCATATCATCAAAAGAATTTCAGTAATAATTTTATGGATTACGGTGAAGATGTTCGAATACGTTTAGATAAAGGAGAAAGGTATTTAGCTACAGAATATATTCATGCTTTAGAGTATCGAAAATTATTAAAAAGTCAATTTATGGAAGCGTTTCAGTCTGTTGATGCATTTATCCTACCTACCTTACCTTTTGTTGCAAGAAATATTGGTGATACTACAATTAGTATAAAGGAAGGGCAGGATGAAGAAATTGGAGTGATAGTTAGTCAGTTTACAGGGATTGCTAGCCTAACAGGGTTCCCGGCTCTTAATTTACCTTGTGGATTTGATGAACAGGGTCTTCCAACTGGTATGCAAATTATTGGCAAGCCATTTGAAGAATCATTACTATTCCGTATTGGTCAAGCATATCAACAGGTTACGAACTTTCATTTAAAATCACCAGCATTATAG
- the citN gene encoding citrate transporter, with protein sequence MLALYGFLVIAILLILVLTKKASIHFTLVVIPIVIALIAGFSFIELGEFMGSGLSSIAQTGIMLTFATLFFGIMFDAGLFDPIIKGIIKFAKGDPVKITVGTAIITMITHLDGSGSSTFLITIAAMLPVYKALKMSRLTLAVIAALGAGTMNMVPWGGPTLRAATALEVNVVDLYTPMIPVQIAGLICVLIASYWLGRQERRRIGIITTLPTESFISENATPEENIKRPKMFLLNLLLTIAVITALITGIVPLAIPFIIGVPIVLMINYRNVAMQQKRIEAHARSTIYTSSVIFSAGIFIGILSGTGMIEAMATTLSSAVPSGWGGALPIILAFISMPLSLIFDPDSFYFGVLPVLSATAETFGVDPVTMGRAAIIGQMTVGFPISPLTGATFLLIGLAEVDLGDLQKKAIPLAFGISSVMAIVALVMGLLS encoded by the coding sequence GTGCTTGCTTTATATGGTTTCTTGGTAATTGCAATTTTACTAATTTTAGTTTTAACGAAGAAAGCATCCATTCATTTTACTCTTGTAGTTATTCCTATCGTTATCGCGTTAATTGCTGGTTTTAGTTTTATAGAGTTAGGAGAATTTATGGGGAGTGGTTTGAGTAGTATTGCTCAAACTGGGATTATGCTTACCTTTGCAACACTATTTTTTGGCATTATGTTTGATGCAGGTTTATTTGATCCCATTATAAAAGGGATTATTAAGTTTGCAAAAGGTGATCCAGTAAAGATTACTGTTGGGACAGCTATTATTACGATGATAACACATTTAGATGGGTCGGGTTCTAGTACCTTTTTAATTACGATTGCCGCGATGCTACCAGTTTATAAAGCTTTAAAAATGAGTCGCTTAACATTAGCAGTAATTGCAGCTTTAGGTGCTGGAACTATGAATATGGTTCCTTGGGGAGGACCTACATTGCGGGCTGCAACTGCATTGGAAGTAAATGTGGTAGATCTTTATACACCAATGATTCCTGTCCAAATAGCCGGATTAATTTGCGTTTTAATTGCTAGTTATTGGCTTGGGAGGCAAGAGAGAAGACGCATTGGTATTATTACGACATTACCAACTGAATCTTTCATATCGGAGAATGCAACACCTGAGGAAAATATAAAGAGACCGAAAATGTTTCTACTCAACTTATTATTAACAATTGCAGTAATTACAGCATTAATCACTGGAATTGTTCCTTTAGCTATTCCATTTATTATCGGTGTTCCAATAGTTTTAATGATTAACTATCGAAACGTAGCGATGCAACAGAAAAGAATCGAAGCACATGCAAGAAGTACAATATATACTTCATCAGTAATTTTTTCAGCAGGGATTTTTATTGGGATTCTATCTGGAACAGGAATGATTGAAGCAATGGCAACAACATTATCTTCAGCTGTTCCTTCAGGTTGGGGAGGAGCATTACCTATCATATTAGCTTTTATTTCTATGCCTTTAAGCTTAATATTTGATCCGGACTCCTTCTATTTTGGTGTACTTCCAGTTCTAAGTGCAACAGCAGAGACGTTTGGCGTAGACCCAGTAACAATGGGACGAGCAGCAATTATAGGGCAGATGACTGTCGGTTTCCCTATAAGTCCGTTAACAGGTGCAACGTTTTTACTCATCGGTTTAGCAGAGGTAGATCTTGGGGACCTTCAAAAGAAAGCCATTCCTTTGGCATTCGGAATCTCATCAGTTATGGCAATTGTTGCTTTAGTAATGGGCCTATTAAGTTAG
- a CDS encoding germination protein: MKSMEKTQGKIGIKEFVAIILLTVGTKLSDNTPNILYEDIANAAWLSIFLICLIWLIPLVLLIKLNTLYKDKNLIEIIQHLFGKYLGFAILFICWFMQTYVMFYNSVIYPDIIKTMYFNNTPLLVIALVLMAVTSFGAMKGLESIGSTAWITLIVIKISLIMVLVITFLQGEMDFIYPLLGEGGWKLIKESYNNSSIFTEFLYIFFIASSIKNTKVFTKGLWIGYIFVSIEFILALVGYVMIFDYYGIRLLDYPYHETIRYIQLGFLTNVELFFFPFWIVASFIRLSFYLYLSALLFGALFKIKQFQYIVPTLATISVFLGLIPQSITFSIDYLREIFLQIITPFVLSLPLILWITAKLKGELKK; this comes from the coding sequence GTGAAGAGCATGGAGAAAACACAGGGAAAGATAGGGATAAAGGAATTTGTTGCCATCATTTTACTTACCGTTGGAACAAAATTATCTGATAATACGCCAAACATTCTATATGAAGATATTGCAAACGCAGCATGGTTATCAATATTTCTAATTTGTTTAATTTGGTTGATTCCATTAGTACTTCTCATAAAGCTTAACACATTATATAAAGACAAAAATTTAATTGAAATTATTCAACACTTATTTGGTAAATATTTAGGATTCGCTATTTTATTTATTTGCTGGTTTATGCAAACTTACGTAATGTTTTATAATTCGGTAATTTATCCAGATATCATTAAAACCATGTATTTTAATAATACTCCATTACTAGTTATTGCTTTAGTACTAATGGCTGTAACGTCCTTTGGTGCTATGAAGGGTTTAGAGTCTATTGGTTCTACGGCTTGGATTACTTTAATCGTAATAAAAATTTCCTTAATAATGGTGTTAGTCATTACATTTTTACAAGGTGAAATGGATTTTATATACCCTCTCCTAGGTGAAGGTGGTTGGAAATTAATTAAAGAAAGTTATAATAATTCCTCCATTTTCACAGAATTTCTTTATATATTTTTTATCGCTTCAAGTATTAAAAACACTAAAGTTTTTACTAAAGGATTATGGATTGGATATATTTTTGTTTCAATTGAATTTATTCTAGCATTAGTTGGATATGTCATGATATTCGACTATTACGGAATACGATTATTAGATTATCCCTATCATGAGACGATTCGATACATTCAATTAGGATTTTTAACGAATGTAGAATTATTTTTTTTCCCGTTTTGGATAGTTGCTTCATTTATTAGACTTTCCTTTTATTTGTATTTAAGCGCTTTACTTTTCGGTGCACTATTTAAAATAAAACAATTTCAATATATTGTCCCTACATTAGCTACTATTTCCGTCTTTTTAGGTCTGATCCCCCAATCTATTACATTCTCTATAGATTATCTTAGAGAAATCTTTTTACAAATTATTACTCCTTTTGTTTTGTCTTTACCGCTTATATTATGGATAACGGCAAAATTAAAGGGGGAATTAAAAAAATGA
- the yndD gene encoding putative membrane protein YndD, with protein MEEEILKNKTIDSDLENTIDIFKSLYSVPMNTDVSIRNLFIGGLNRNATAISIKTISDSEKIEEQIIRPLLSNSDSDLTIEDICAAQFLNTHSQIQEILKDINNGNTALFLDGENKAYLFDTVKFHGRSVEKAINEVSLRGPKEAFNEDVAANISLIRKKIRNENLVVESVTISKRSNNELYIVYMKDLVNDKLLKDVKDKLNSLDVNAIQNLSVLEEYIEDSSKSIFPTILSTERPDRTVSFLEDGYIALLMNNSPDSLILPATFWSFYHNPEDHYLRFVFGNFIRLLRFLALLITLFVSAFYIAAINYHVEMIPSDLLLAISATREVIPFPAIIEILLMEIAFELIREAGLRVPNPIGPTIGIVGALILGQAAVDANIVSPLVVIIVALSGLCSFAVGDISLNFSIRLIRFLFIFSAALFGFYGITALFTCGIFYLVSFRSFGVPYLAPMTPKYISSKDTIFRKMLKKELYRPGYLKPQDIEKKKDNS; from the coding sequence ATGGAAGAAGAAATTTTAAAGAATAAAACAATCGACTCCGATTTAGAAAATACGATTGACATTTTCAAATCGCTTTATTCAGTACCCATGAATACAGATGTGAGCATAAGAAATTTATTTATTGGAGGATTAAATCGAAATGCAACTGCTATATCGATAAAAACTATTTCAGACTCCGAAAAAATTGAAGAACAAATTATTCGACCATTACTATCAAATAGTGATTCCGATTTAACAATAGAGGATATTTGTGCTGCTCAATTTTTAAATACTCATTCACAAATTCAAGAAATATTAAAAGATATTAATAACGGTAATACCGCGTTATTTTTAGATGGTGAAAATAAGGCATACCTTTTTGACACAGTAAAATTTCACGGTAGAAGTGTTGAAAAAGCGATAAATGAAGTTTCTTTAAGAGGACCAAAAGAAGCTTTTAATGAAGATGTAGCAGCAAACATTTCATTAATAAGAAAGAAAATTAGAAATGAAAATTTAGTTGTTGAATCTGTAACAATTTCTAAAAGATCCAATAACGAATTGTATATTGTTTACATGAAGGATTTAGTAAATGACAAATTATTAAAAGATGTTAAAGATAAGTTAAACTCTTTGGATGTCAATGCTATTCAAAATCTCTCAGTACTAGAGGAATATATCGAAGATAGTAGTAAATCAATATTCCCTACGATTTTAAGTACTGAAAGACCTGACCGAACAGTGTCATTTTTAGAAGATGGATATATTGCTTTATTAATGAATAATTCCCCGGACTCGTTAATATTACCTGCTACTTTCTGGTCATTTTATCATAATCCGGAAGATCATTATTTACGTTTTGTATTTGGCAATTTTATTCGGCTATTACGTTTTCTTGCATTACTTATTACTTTATTTGTTTCTGCATTTTATATTGCTGCAATAAATTATCACGTTGAAATGATTCCATCCGATTTATTATTGGCAATTTCAGCAACCCGAGAAGTTATCCCCTTCCCTGCTATAATTGAAATACTATTAATGGAAATAGCCTTTGAACTAATTAGAGAAGCAGGACTTCGAGTCCCAAACCCTATAGGTCCAACGATTGGGATAGTGGGTGCATTAATATTAGGACAGGCTGCTGTAGATGCAAATATTGTCAGTCCCCTTGTCGTAATAATAGTTGCACTAAGTGGTTTATGTTCTTTTGCAGTTGGAGATATAAGCTTGAACTTTTCAATACGATTAATTAGATTTTTATTTATTTTCTCAGCTGCATTGTTTGGATTTTACGGAATCACTGCTTTATTTACGTGTGGCATATTTTATTTAGTTTCATTTCGCTCATTTGGAGTACCTTACCTAGCTCCCATGACTCCAAAATATATATCATCAAAAGATACAATTTTTAGAAAAATGTTAAAAAAGGAATTATACAGACCTGGATATTTAAAACCGCAAGATATTGAAAAAAAGAAGGATAACAGTTAG
- a CDS encoding ABC transporter substrate-binding protein, which produces MLKIGSGAGFAGDRLDPAEVLVKHADLDYLVLECLAERTIALAQQKKIHDENEGYDPLLERRIRRLLPDLMKNKVRLITNMGAANPIAGAKKILEIANELNIPCKIAAITGDDVIDLINNIYITTDTNAPLSNYEPIISANAYLGIDALLPALETDANIIITGRVADPSLFLAPQVYHYNWDQNDYHKLGQGTLIGHLLECAGQITGGYFADSVKKVVPDLTNLGFPFAIIDSDGRAIISKVKGTGGCINLSTVKEQLLYEVHNPSEYITPDVIADFSTAELREVGENQVEISNASGKERPIKLKVSVGYHAGYLGEGEISYAGTAAIERAFLVEDILKERLKEHFPNLRIDLIGVSSVHRTQFEKVVPYEVRVRVAGYHHSQQIAQLVGEEVEALYTNGPAAGGGVRKKVTETIGVVSTLIDRNRVKPKITLFDNQV; this is translated from the coding sequence ATGTTAAAAATAGGATCTGGTGCAGGATTTGCCGGGGATCGTTTGGATCCTGCAGAAGTATTAGTAAAACATGCTGATTTGGATTATTTAGTGCTAGAGTGTTTAGCTGAACGAACAATTGCATTAGCACAACAAAAGAAGATTCATGATGAAAATGAAGGGTACGATCCTTTGCTAGAAAGAAGAATACGCAGACTATTACCTGATCTTATGAAAAACAAAGTACGTTTAATAACAAATATGGGGGCGGCTAATCCAATTGCTGGGGCAAAGAAAATACTCGAAATAGCAAATGAACTTAACATTCCATGCAAAATAGCTGCTATTACAGGGGATGATGTAATCGACCTCATTAATAATATCTATATAACTACTGATACGAATGCGCCACTTTCTAACTATGAACCTATTATTTCTGCCAATGCATACTTAGGTATAGACGCACTATTACCTGCACTTGAAACAGATGCAAATATCATTATTACTGGTAGAGTTGCTGATCCATCATTATTCCTAGCGCCACAAGTGTATCATTATAATTGGGATCAAAATGACTATCATAAATTAGGGCAAGGAACATTAATAGGACATTTACTTGAATGTGCAGGGCAAATTACTGGTGGATATTTTGCAGATTCTGTGAAAAAAGTAGTGCCTGATCTAACGAATCTTGGATTTCCTTTTGCAATAATTGACTCTGATGGTCGTGCGATTATCTCAAAGGTTAAAGGAACGGGAGGGTGTATTAATCTTTCAACGGTTAAAGAACAACTATTGTATGAAGTTCATAATCCATCAGAATATATAACTCCTGACGTTATTGCTGATTTTTCGACTGCAGAACTTAGAGAAGTCGGAGAAAATCAGGTAGAAATTTCAAATGCTAGTGGTAAGGAACGTCCTATAAAGTTAAAGGTTTCAGTGGGATATCATGCGGGATATTTAGGAGAAGGAGAAATCTCATATGCTGGTACTGCTGCTATAGAGCGAGCTTTTTTAGTAGAAGATATATTAAAAGAAAGATTGAAAGAACATTTTCCTAATCTACGTATCGACCTAATCGGTGTTTCTTCTGTACATCGAACACAATTTGAAAAAGTTGTACCTTATGAGGTAAGAGTGCGAGTAGCAGGCTATCATCATTCACAGCAAATCGCTCAACTTGTAGGTGAGGAAGTAGAAGCATTATACACCAATGGTCCGGCAGCGGGTGGGGGAGTTCGTAAAAAAGTAACTGAAACAATTGGTGTCGTATCTACACTAATAGATAGAAATAGGGTTAAGCCAAAAATTACTTTGTTTGATAATCAAGTATGA